Proteins encoded in a region of the Stieleria neptunia genome:
- a CDS encoding FG-GAP-like repeat-containing protein, whose translation MCKRIIASIFTLAVTLLLVGCRRDSNPDANRDVDQASAAADSAADLQSALQDARALAESGDHDAAAQALYAVMIRHGDNDDAKALTAQVEAARGNLETAVEIARSVDAGSSVWPAVIDLRYQVLAKLGRPSEAADTLLQALQTKQDQPRWRHEAWRLLNFVGRRQEACDQALTLCRLGLASEPELFSLIGRRLAFPTPDLMKVLLGKGQLPENQFAPGLGKARWYFSLQQHDRALEQLADQSRDGFESAAAQAFYGRLLAETQQWEAFQQWHGRLAPDAKQFSDYWSALGVFLIDSRAHEAAAAALLESITRDPTDRVCYQRLAKVLAALDRHEDSAQFRNRGVEIAQTERLAKEVGEASANKDKRTQLARYLMELGRPFETLGWTSTLLPATAIGPRQMVSQQRAQLLQDPSVADMTIEVSLLGLAPADFELQSQLEQLLVRAPSEQPRTSAPPRQVAATPRLVNRAGELGLKFQWYKDVEIDLTIIPIHESLGGGIAVLDYDLDGRPDIYLAQGSGDPPTDQCTRSSELYRHEVSAFTNQTAAAHAEDFHYSSGLAAGDVNQDGFPDLFLGSLGHNRLLINNGDGTFREQTSQLGTFADRFTASVAIADLNGDRLPDLFESNYIEMEDGFALPKKGPDGKWISPTPLSHYPDADRWFENLGNGEFRLHEITRSIASPGTSLGLVVTDFQSDGNNEVFVGIDVRPNHLLVQNGENSFVNVADTNGLANGFSGAANGCMGIATGDFNRDGRLDLQIANYSLEPANLYLQNESGDFTDYSVRYGLAAATNPYVGFGTKAVDFDRNGFLDFIVTNGHIFDVRDQGEPYQMAPQVLMSDGRGLTLADVEDESGYWDQTYLGRTIAMLDYDRDGATDFLVGHLDQPLALLHDETRADGEWIQVELIGTTSERDAIGAKLVLTVDDTQSVEWVTAGDGYFCSDEPVVQFAFPETQPAPNVRLQVQWPSGLVQDVGAIEANHRYLVVEDQPEVERRW comes from the coding sequence GTGTGCAAGCGGATTATTGCTTCGATCTTCACCCTCGCGGTGACCTTGCTGCTGGTGGGTTGCCGGCGCGATTCCAATCCAGACGCCAACCGCGACGTGGATCAGGCATCCGCCGCTGCGGACAGTGCCGCAGACCTGCAATCTGCATTACAGGACGCGCGTGCGTTGGCCGAAAGCGGTGACCACGACGCTGCCGCCCAAGCGCTGTATGCGGTGATGATTCGTCACGGCGACAACGACGATGCCAAGGCACTCACCGCCCAGGTCGAGGCGGCACGGGGCAACCTGGAAACCGCCGTCGAGATCGCTCGTTCGGTCGACGCCGGCTCGTCCGTCTGGCCCGCCGTCATCGACCTGCGTTATCAGGTTCTGGCCAAGTTGGGACGCCCATCCGAAGCCGCCGACACGCTGCTGCAAGCGCTCCAGACCAAGCAGGACCAACCGCGCTGGCGCCACGAAGCCTGGCGGCTGTTGAACTTCGTCGGACGCCGCCAGGAAGCTTGCGATCAAGCCCTGACGCTGTGCCGCCTGGGCTTGGCCAGTGAACCTGAATTATTCTCGTTGATCGGCCGCCGCCTGGCTTTTCCGACACCCGATCTGATGAAGGTCCTGCTGGGCAAAGGACAACTACCGGAAAACCAATTCGCGCCGGGACTGGGAAAAGCCCGATGGTACTTTAGCCTGCAACAGCATGACCGCGCCCTCGAGCAGCTCGCCGACCAAAGCCGCGACGGTTTTGAAAGTGCCGCCGCCCAAGCGTTCTACGGACGGCTGTTGGCCGAGACCCAGCAATGGGAGGCGTTCCAGCAATGGCATGGCCGCCTTGCGCCGGATGCCAAACAGTTCAGCGATTATTGGTCCGCCCTGGGGGTCTTTTTAATCGACAGCCGCGCCCACGAAGCCGCCGCCGCCGCGCTGCTGGAATCCATCACCCGCGATCCGACCGACCGGGTTTGTTATCAGCGTCTGGCGAAAGTCTTGGCGGCACTCGATCGGCACGAAGACAGTGCGCAATTTCGAAATCGCGGCGTGGAGATCGCACAAACCGAACGTTTGGCAAAGGAGGTGGGCGAGGCTTCGGCAAACAAGGACAAACGAACGCAGTTGGCGCGTTACCTGATGGAACTGGGACGCCCCTTTGAAACGCTCGGCTGGACGTCGACCCTCTTGCCCGCCACCGCAATCGGGCCTCGACAAATGGTTTCCCAACAGCGCGCCCAGCTGCTACAAGACCCGTCGGTGGCCGACATGACGATCGAGGTTTCGTTGCTGGGGCTCGCCCCGGCGGATTTCGAATTACAGTCCCAGCTCGAACAACTCTTGGTCCGTGCTCCATCGGAACAACCTCGGACGTCGGCTCCGCCACGCCAGGTCGCGGCCACACCGCGTCTGGTCAATCGGGCCGGCGAGTTGGGACTGAAATTTCAATGGTACAAGGACGTGGAAATCGACCTGACCATCATTCCCATCCATGAATCACTCGGCGGCGGGATCGCGGTGCTGGATTACGACCTGGATGGTCGGCCCGACATTTACCTGGCTCAAGGATCAGGTGACCCGCCGACCGATCAATGCACTCGTTCCAGTGAACTGTACCGTCACGAGGTCTCGGCGTTTACCAATCAGACCGCCGCCGCTCATGCGGAAGACTTCCACTACTCCTCCGGGCTGGCCGCCGGTGACGTCAATCAAGACGGCTTTCCCGATCTGTTCCTGGGCAGCCTGGGACACAACCGTTTGCTGATCAACAATGGTGATGGAACCTTTCGGGAGCAGACGTCCCAGCTGGGGACGTTCGCCGATCGCTTCACCGCATCGGTCGCCATCGCGGATCTCAACGGCGATCGACTGCCGGACCTGTTCGAATCCAATTACATCGAAATGGAAGACGGATTCGCGCTGCCCAAAAAGGGACCGGATGGCAAATGGATTTCACCTACTCCGCTGTCGCACTATCCCGACGCCGATCGCTGGTTCGAAAACTTGGGCAACGGTGAATTTCGTCTCCATGAGATCACCCGCTCGATCGCCAGTCCTGGCACCTCGCTGGGGCTCGTCGTGACCGATTTTCAATCCGATGGAAACAACGAGGTGTTTGTCGGTATCGACGTGCGGCCGAATCATTTGTTGGTTCAAAATGGCGAGAACTCGTTCGTCAACGTGGCCGACACCAACGGGCTGGCCAACGGATTCAGCGGTGCGGCCAACGGTTGCATGGGGATCGCGACGGGTGACTTCAATCGTGACGGCAGACTCGATCTGCAGATCGCCAACTACTCGCTCGAACCGGCCAACCTGTATCTGCAAAACGAATCGGGAGATTTCACCGACTATAGCGTTCGCTACGGACTCGCCGCGGCCACCAATCCCTACGTGGGATTCGGGACCAAGGCCGTCGACTTTGATCGAAACGGCTTCCTGGATTTCATCGTCACCAACGGACACATCTTTGACGTCCGAGACCAGGGGGAACCGTACCAGATGGCACCGCAAGTGCTAATGTCCGATGGCCGCGGTTTGACTCTCGCCGACGTCGAAGACGAATCCGGTTACTGGGACCAGACGTACCTGGGCCGGACGATCGCCATGCTGGACTACGATCGCGACGGCGCGACCGATTTCCTGGTCGGACATCTCGACCAGCCGCTCGCGCTGCTGCATGACGAAACACGTGCCGACGGCGAGTGGATTCAAGTCGAACTGATCGGGACGACCAGCGAACGCGATGCCATCGGCGCGAAACTCGTGTTGACGGTCGATGACACCCAGTCGGTCGAATGGGTGACCGCCGGAGACGGTTATTTTTGCAGCGACGAACCCGTTGTCCAATTCGCATTTCCCGAGACACAACCGGCCCCGAATGTCCGTCTGCAAGTGCAGTGGCCGTCGGGGTTGGTGCAAGACGTCGGCGCGATCGAGGCGAATCATCGGTACCTGGTTGTTGAGGACCAACCAGAAGTGGAACGGCGGTGGTGA
- a CDS encoding FG-GAP-like repeat-containing protein, which yields MQEPASREAPTVEPAKSAEPPAAPSREQQLEQADQLTEAGQLDEATIVLKRLLVADPSDVEVIFRLALTKANGGDLPAAIEFLESIPEDHPEAGLPALGQAADWSFQIGQYADAERKYSRLLDFVPDAGRAHRQLAYLFNRQGRRHEAAVHVRQLCRLGDFRQDELHSLIVLSDAMASEDGGKDDGSIRYEPIGVSGTARVLFTKQRFAEAAALLRDSVAENTAPPSVVALYGRSLAEAQDDDGFRQWVRQTDDSVRDFSEYWAAWTAYLAGQQQPRAAVRAALEALDRDPTDFLTINRLLHMLKILGDADGYAKWEQRWKALHQVLTANNSISNAQTPNVDAIDELASQLFAIDRKLEAVAWKSLEAYYRSLPAEVMEHWNTQRQQLVSADDGFPGRQTRLCGMELGAYPLPDIEVAVRSPAAQPPKPSPLKSAPHPAAFRNVAAEIGLTHAYAVARDPRADGFAMYQQAGGGIAVLDYDLDGAADLYCAQGAADPPEFLADRSDVLYRQIDGQLDDVTADAAVTERRYTIGCTAGDWNQDGFADIIATNIGANVLLINNGDGTFSTSPLAGSDDLQRMPASVAMADLDGDQLPDIMELNYIQDPEIGRLPQRDASGDVVDAVGPGDFASAMDRIGTNDGQGTAVFQAISQRASDAHKGLGVVIADFDGQPGNDVFVGNDKSPNQMWVRDQSTGHWSDLAVVNGSAYSSAGAATASMGIAASDFDRNGTLDLHIANFQNESVCLYFNQDGSFRDRAIEYGLGVPSRSVLGFGSQPLDYDNDGLPDLAVSNGHIDRYQSMVGPFEQLPQLFGNLAGRFQRVDVDDPSGYWDTGHLGRTLATLDFNRDGKNDLVISHVGETTALLLNETATQHHWLQLRLVGVESERDAIGAKITIQVANRQLTGWVIGGDGYLAKNEAVVSFGLGDANSVDQIQVQWPSGIRQQFGPTAADRRILLIENQPDLDWPGNEIH from the coding sequence GTGCAAGAACCGGCGTCGCGTGAAGCACCGACCGTTGAGCCTGCGAAGTCAGCGGAGCCACCCGCCGCACCGTCTCGCGAACAACAACTCGAACAAGCCGATCAACTGACCGAAGCGGGACAGCTTGACGAGGCCACCATCGTCTTGAAGCGTCTGCTGGTCGCCGACCCGAGTGATGTGGAAGTCATCTTTCGATTGGCACTCACCAAGGCGAACGGTGGCGACCTGCCGGCGGCGATCGAGTTTCTTGAATCGATTCCCGAAGATCACCCCGAGGCCGGTTTACCGGCACTCGGCCAGGCGGCGGATTGGTCGTTCCAAATCGGGCAGTACGCCGATGCCGAACGCAAGTATTCTCGGTTGCTCGATTTTGTCCCCGACGCCGGTCGGGCACATCGCCAACTCGCCTACCTGTTCAACCGCCAAGGACGTCGTCACGAAGCAGCGGTGCACGTCCGGCAGCTGTGCAGATTGGGAGATTTCCGGCAAGACGAATTGCATTCGTTGATCGTGTTGAGCGACGCAATGGCTTCCGAGGATGGCGGCAAGGACGACGGATCGATCCGCTATGAACCGATTGGAGTATCCGGCACGGCACGCGTCCTGTTTACCAAACAACGCTTCGCCGAGGCCGCGGCGTTGTTGCGTGATAGCGTCGCCGAAAACACCGCCCCGCCCTCGGTCGTGGCATTGTATGGTCGCTCACTCGCCGAGGCCCAAGACGATGACGGCTTTCGGCAATGGGTCCGCCAAACGGACGATTCGGTGCGTGACTTTTCCGAGTACTGGGCCGCATGGACCGCCTACCTGGCCGGCCAACAACAGCCCCGCGCCGCCGTTCGAGCCGCACTGGAAGCACTCGATCGCGATCCCACGGACTTTTTAACGATCAACCGCTTGCTGCACATGCTCAAGATCCTCGGCGATGCCGATGGTTACGCAAAGTGGGAACAACGCTGGAAAGCGTTGCACCAGGTGTTGACGGCAAACAATTCGATTTCCAATGCCCAGACACCGAATGTCGATGCGATCGACGAACTGGCGTCACAGTTGTTCGCGATCGATCGCAAGCTGGAAGCGGTTGCCTGGAAATCCCTGGAAGCCTACTACCGAAGCCTGCCCGCCGAAGTGATGGAGCATTGGAATACCCAGCGCCAACAATTGGTCTCCGCCGACGATGGCTTTCCCGGTCGTCAGACGCGATTGTGTGGGATGGAACTCGGGGCCTATCCGCTTCCCGACATCGAGGTCGCGGTCCGTTCCCCGGCCGCGCAACCTCCAAAGCCATCCCCCCTCAAGTCCGCACCGCATCCCGCCGCCTTTCGCAATGTCGCCGCGGAGATCGGATTAACCCATGCCTACGCAGTGGCTCGCGATCCCCGAGCCGACGGATTTGCGATGTACCAACAAGCCGGCGGTGGCATCGCCGTCCTGGATTATGATTTGGATGGAGCGGCGGATCTTTATTGTGCCCAAGGTGCCGCCGATCCACCCGAGTTTCTCGCCGATCGCTCCGACGTTCTTTATCGCCAGATCGACGGACAGCTCGATGATGTGACCGCCGACGCCGCTGTCACGGAACGCCGATACACGATCGGATGCACCGCCGGAGATTGGAACCAAGACGGATTTGCGGACATCATCGCCACCAACATCGGCGCCAACGTGCTGCTGATCAACAACGGGGATGGAACCTTTTCGACATCACCGCTCGCCGGCAGCGACGATCTGCAGCGGATGCCGGCTTCGGTCGCGATGGCGGACCTGGATGGGGACCAGCTTCCCGACATCATGGAACTCAATTACATCCAAGATCCCGAGATCGGACGGCTGCCCCAACGCGATGCATCCGGCGATGTCGTCGATGCGGTCGGTCCGGGGGATTTCGCATCGGCAATGGATCGCATCGGCACGAACGATGGACAAGGGACGGCGGTGTTTCAAGCGATCAGTCAACGGGCAAGCGACGCGCACAAGGGACTCGGCGTCGTGATCGCAGATTTTGACGGCCAACCCGGCAACGACGTCTTCGTCGGCAACGACAAATCGCCGAACCAAATGTGGGTCCGCGATCAAAGCACGGGCCATTGGTCAGACCTTGCGGTCGTCAACGGCAGCGCCTATTCCTCAGCCGGTGCCGCGACGGCCAGCATGGGAATCGCCGCGAGCGATTTTGACAGAAACGGAACGTTGGATCTTCATATCGCCAACTTTCAAAACGAAAGCGTCTGCCTGTACTTCAACCAAGACGGTTCGTTCCGCGATCGGGCCATCGAATATGGGCTTGGCGTTCCCAGTCGGTCTGTCCTGGGATTCGGTTCCCAACCCTTGGATTATGACAACGACGGACTGCCGGATCTGGCGGTCAGCAACGGACACATCGACCGATACCAATCGATGGTCGGTCCCTTTGAGCAACTTCCGCAACTGTTCGGCAATTTGGCGGGACGTTTCCAGCGAGTCGATGTCGACGATCCGTCCGGCTATTGGGACACCGGGCATCTCGGACGCACTCTGGCGACGCTCGATTTCAATCGCGACGGAAAGAACGACCTGGTGATTTCCCACGTCGGTGAAACCACGGCGTTGCTGCTGAACGAAACCGCGACGCAACATCACTGGCTGCAACTGCGATTGGTCGGCGTCGAAAGCGAACGTGATGCGATCGGGGCCAAAATCACAATCCAAGTGGCGAATCGGCAATTGACCGGCTGGGTGATCGGCGGCGATGGATACCTTGCCAAGAACGAAGCCGTCGTGTCCTTCGGCCTGGGAGATGCCAATTCGGTCGATCAGATCCAGGTCCAGTGGCCCAGCGGTATTCGCCAGCAATTCGGTCCGACCGCGGCCGACCGGCGAATTCTGTTGATCGAGAACCAACCGGATCTCGATTGGCCCGGAAACGAAATCCATTGA